The following proteins are co-located in the Massilia litorea genome:
- the pgmB gene encoding beta-phosphoglucomutase — protein MSHFKAVIFDLDGVITDTAHYHYLAWKALAESEGVHFDHAFNENLKGVDRMGSLNLILAGSPKTYTMEEKLALAERKNNQYVELIATMSAADLLPGAIDALAAVRAAGLKIGLASVSKNAFTVLDRLGIRDRFDYVVDAARIANSKPHPEIFLNAAAALGVAPGDCLGVEDAVAGVASIKSAGMYALGIGSPAVLTQADRVIPSLSEFRLNDY, from the coding sequence CTTCAAGGCAGTCATTTTCGATCTCGACGGCGTCATCACCGACACCGCCCATTACCACTACCTGGCCTGGAAGGCGCTGGCTGAATCGGAGGGCGTGCATTTCGATCACGCGTTCAATGAAAATTTAAAAGGCGTGGACCGCATGGGGTCCCTGAACCTGATTCTCGCGGGTTCGCCGAAGACGTACACGATGGAGGAAAAACTGGCGCTGGCCGAGCGCAAGAACAATCAGTACGTGGAACTGATCGCGACCATGAGCGCGGCGGACCTGCTGCCGGGCGCCATTGACGCCCTCGCTGCGGTGCGCGCTGCCGGCCTGAAAATCGGCCTGGCCTCGGTCAGCAAGAACGCGTTCACGGTGCTCGATCGCCTCGGCATCCGCGACCGCTTCGATTACGTGGTCGACGCCGCTCGCATCGCCAACAGCAAGCCGCATCCGGAGATTTTCCTGAATGCCGCCGCCGCACTGGGCGTGGCGCCCGGGGACTGCCTGGGCGTGGAAGACGCGGTGGCGGGAGTCGCCTCGATCAAGTCGGCGGGCATGTACGCGCTCGGCATCGGCAGTCCCGCCGTGCTGACCCAGGCCGACCGGGTGATCCCGAGCCTGAGCGAATTCCGCCTGAACGACTACTGA
- a CDS encoding MFS transporter → MKNQRILLALFLIYFVFAILLNSVGTVILQVINNYDVSKSGASILEAFKDLPIAAVSFLVASFLPRLGYKNAMLVALAIVTAACVAMPLLPSFATAKLLFLCVGVAFALVKVSVYSTLGLIATDRRHHASIMNTLEGVFMVGVLSAYWVFAHFIDSANPKSQSWLQVYWVLGGLCAFTFVLLLSTRFDESEAQLPAGRSRWEDFTAMFKLFTKPLVCVFVLTAFLYVLIEQSVGTWLPTFNNEILKLPAAMSVQVASIFAACLAIGRLSAGVVMRKVHWYTVMNGCVIGMAAMVLLALPLTRELAIDANVTWANAPLATFLFPLIGLFMAPIYPGINSVMLSSLPKNQHSAMTGLLVIFSALGGTTGSFITGYVFGNFSGHFAFYLTLVPITLVLITLFFFRRQVERSGEAVAQPA, encoded by the coding sequence GTGAAAAACCAGCGCATTTTATTGGCCTTGTTCCTGATTTACTTCGTGTTCGCGATCCTGCTCAACAGCGTGGGCACGGTGATCCTGCAGGTCATCAACAACTACGACGTGAGCAAATCCGGCGCCAGCATCCTGGAGGCTTTCAAGGACCTGCCGATCGCCGCGGTGTCCTTCCTGGTCGCGTCGTTTTTGCCGCGCCTGGGCTACAAGAATGCGATGCTGGTCGCGCTGGCCATCGTCACCGCGGCCTGCGTGGCGATGCCGCTGTTGCCGAGTTTTGCGACGGCCAAGCTGCTGTTCCTGTGCGTGGGCGTGGCGTTTGCACTAGTCAAGGTGTCGGTGTATTCGACGCTGGGGCTGATCGCGACCGACCGCCGCCACCACGCCAGCATCATGAATACGCTGGAGGGCGTGTTCATGGTCGGCGTCTTGAGCGCCTACTGGGTGTTCGCCCATTTCATTGATTCGGCCAATCCGAAGTCGCAGAGCTGGCTGCAGGTGTACTGGGTGCTGGGCGGACTGTGCGCGTTCACGTTCGTCCTGCTGCTCTCCACGCGCTTCGACGAGAGCGAGGCCCAGCTGCCGGCCGGGCGCAGCCGCTGGGAAGATTTCACGGCGATGTTCAAGCTGTTTACGAAACCCCTGGTGTGCGTGTTCGTGCTCACCGCTTTCCTGTACGTGCTGATCGAGCAGAGCGTCGGCACCTGGCTGCCGACGTTTAATAACGAAATCCTGAAACTGCCGGCGGCGATGAGCGTGCAGGTGGCCAGCATCTTCGCGGCCTGCCTCGCGATCGGGCGCCTGTCGGCCGGCGTCGTGATGCGCAAGGTGCACTGGTACACGGTAATGAACGGCTGCGTGATCGGCATGGCGGCGATGGTGCTGCTGGCCCTGCCGCTGACGCGCGAACTCGCCATCGACGCGAATGTGACGTGGGCGAATGCGCCGCTGGCGACCTTCCTGTTCCCGCTGATCGGCCTGTTCATGGCGCCGATCTACCCGGGCATCAATTCGGTCATGCTCAGTTCCCTGCCGAAGAACCAGCATTCGGCCATGACCGGTTTGTTGGTGATCTTCTCGGCGTTGGGCGGCACCACGGGCTCGTTCATTACCGGCTACGTGTTCGGCAATTTCAGCGGCCACTTCGCGTTTTATCTGACGCTGGTGCCGATTACGCTGGTGTTGATTACGCTGTTCTTCTTCCGCCGCCAGGTGGAGCGTAGCGGGGAAGCCGTGGCGCAGCCGGCCTGA
- a CDS encoding FAD-dependent oxidoreductase — MMMPNSNLLSIGIVGAGTAGLASAIALARLGHAVTVFEKHPSLSPLGAGLLIQPQGVAALDALGVGAAFHAASVPVTRLLGTCHRNWTLVDIPYDEHEARGVSRAALAQVLLEAALALGVRIRYGCPVETVTVEGERATVHAPCAAGFDLVVMADGAASTLPAQVGLSVASTVYQWGALWAMFDVADWDGQALLEQRYETTRKMFGLMPTARVDGKLRLSMFWSLPCADYAAWQARPIEEWKDELRALWPQAAPVIDQIERHDQFALATYRHARARRLAGGPVCVIGDAAHSMSPQLGLGSTLAVQDALALANAVRLHGAAAGAAAYSKARLCAVRNYQMLSKALTPCFQADGNGLWRDLMFAAGLKLPGVQRLMYRSIAAPARAVKKQIPPDAVEALRRD; from the coding sequence ATGATGATGCCAAATAGCAATCTTCTCAGTATTGGAATCGTCGGCGCCGGCACGGCCGGCCTGGCGAGCGCCATTGCCCTGGCCCGTCTCGGGCACGCGGTGACGGTCTTCGAGAAGCACCCATCCCTCAGTCCGCTCGGCGCGGGCCTGCTGATCCAGCCGCAAGGCGTCGCCGCCCTCGATGCGCTGGGTGTCGGCGCTGCCTTCCACGCGGCCAGCGTGCCGGTGACGCGCCTGCTCGGCACCTGCCACCGCAACTGGACCCTGGTCGACATCCCCTATGACGAACACGAAGCGCGCGGCGTGAGCCGGGCGGCGCTGGCGCAGGTGCTGCTCGAGGCCGCGCTGGCGCTGGGGGTGCGTATCCGCTATGGCTGTCCGGTCGAGACGGTCACGGTCGAGGGCGAGCGGGCGACCGTGCATGCCCCATGCGCTGCCGGCTTCGACCTGGTCGTGATGGCCGATGGCGCGGCATCCACCTTGCCGGCGCAGGTCGGGCTGTCGGTGGCCTCCACGGTCTATCAATGGGGGGCATTGTGGGCGATGTTCGATGTCGCCGACTGGGACGGGCAGGCCCTGCTCGAGCAGCGCTACGAGACCACGCGCAAGATGTTCGGCCTGATGCCGACGGCGCGCGTGGACGGCAAGTTGCGCCTGTCGATGTTCTGGAGTTTACCGTGCGCCGACTATGCCGCGTGGCAGGCGCGTCCGATCGAGGAGTGGAAGGACGAATTGCGCGCCCTCTGGCCGCAGGCGGCGCCCGTCATCGATCAGATCGAACGCCATGACCAGTTCGCGCTCGCCACCTACCGCCATGCGCGCGCCCGGCGGCTGGCGGGCGGTCCCGTCTGCGTGATCGGCGACGCCGCGCATTCGATGAGTCCCCAGCTTGGCCTGGGCAGCACGCTGGCGGTGCAGGATGCGCTGGCGCTGGCGAACGCCGTCCGCCTGCACGGTGCGGCCGCCGGCGCGGCAGCCTATTCGAAGGCGCGGCTGTGCGCCGTGCGCAACTACCAGATGCTGAGCAAGGCGTTGACGCCTTGTTTCCAGGCCGACGGCAACGGCTTGTGGCGCGACCTGATGTTCGCCGCCGGCCTGAAGCTGCCCGGCGTCCAGCGCCTGATGTACCGCAGCATCGCCGCACCGGCGCGGGCAGTCAAAAAACAAATCCCTCCGGACGCCGTGGAGGCGTTGCGGAGGGATTGA
- the icmF gene encoding fused isobutyryl-CoA mutase/GTPase IcmF yields MNDITTAAKLELPEQPKLANKVRFVTAASLFDGHDASINIMRRILQSNGVEVIHLGHNRSVDDVVTAALAEDVQGIAISSYQGGHVEYFKYMIDLLRQRGGAHIKVFGGGGGVIVPSEIEELHAYGVTRIFSPEDGQRMGLVGMIRSMIEACDIDLTPYAPTALAPLQSGDIAERHRPLAQLITALENGKVDPELRKQIVEAADLVKVPALGITGTGGAGKSSLTDELIRRIRLDQNDRLNIAVISIDPSRRKSGGALLGDRIRMNAINPWNGQSRVFMRSLATREAGSEISHALPDVIAACKVAGFDLVIVETSGIGQGDAAIVPHVDASMYVMTPEFGAASQLEKIDMLDFADFIAINKFDRKGAQDALRDVAKQYQRNRELWSQSPDQMPVFGTQASRFNDDGVTALYHGLLPKLAELGLHIEPSKLAVPSQKHSSGKNVIVPPARARYLAEIADTVRGYHNNTAKQVKLARERQQLSETKRMLAAANREVVLDDLITERDNAMDAGAKKLLAMWPDMQAAYAGDDYVVKIRDKEIRTTLVQKTLSGTSIRKVALPKFEDHGEVLRFLMLENVPGSFPFTAGVFAFKREGEDPTRMFAGEGDAFRTNKRFKLVSTGMDAKRLSTAFDSVTLYGADPALRPDIYGKVGNSGVSIATLDDMKVLYDGFDLCSPSTSVSMTINGPAPTILAMFMNTAIDQQIDKFVADNHRQPTADEAAKIKEWVLANVRGTVQADILKEDQGQNTCIFSTEFSLKVMGDIQEYFVHHQVRNFYSVSISGYHIAEAGANPISQLAFTLSNGFTFVEAYLARGMHIDDFAPNLSFFFSNGMDPEYTVLGRVARRIWAVAMRDKYGANDRSQKLKYHIQTSGRSLHAQEIDFNDIRTTLQALIAIYDNCNSLHTNAYDEAITTPTDESVRRALAIQLIINREWGLAKNENPNQGSFIMDELTDMVEEAVLQEFERIAERGGVLGAMETGYQRGKIQEESMLYEHKKHDGSLPIIGVNTFRNPKGAEAPATIELARSTDDEKQSQLTRLEAFHQQHASEAPAALAALQQAAIDNENVFEKLMDAVRVCSLGQITTALFEVGGQYRRNM; encoded by the coding sequence ATGAACGACATCACCACCGCCGCCAAGCTCGAGCTGCCGGAGCAGCCGAAGCTCGCCAACAAGGTCCGCTTCGTCACCGCCGCGTCGCTGTTCGACGGCCACGATGCCTCGATTAACATCATGCGCCGCATCCTGCAGTCGAACGGCGTCGAAGTCATCCACCTCGGCCACAACCGCTCGGTCGACGACGTCGTCACCGCGGCCCTGGCCGAAGACGTGCAAGGCATCGCCATTTCCAGCTACCAGGGCGGCCACGTCGAATATTTTAAATACATGATCGACCTGCTGCGCCAGCGCGGCGGCGCGCACATTAAAGTCTTCGGCGGCGGCGGCGGCGTGATCGTCCCGTCCGAAATCGAAGAACTGCACGCCTATGGCGTCACCCGCATCTTCAGTCCGGAAGACGGCCAGCGCATGGGTTTAGTCGGCATGATCCGCTCGATGATCGAAGCCTGCGACATCGACCTGACCCCGTACGCGCCGACCGCCCTCGCCCCGCTGCAATCGGGCGACATCGCCGAGCGTCACCGCCCGCTGGCCCAGCTGATCACCGCGCTGGAAAACGGCAAAGTCGACCCGGAACTGCGCAAGCAGATCGTGGAAGCGGCCGACCTCGTGAAAGTCCCGGCGCTCGGCATCACCGGCACCGGCGGCGCGGGCAAATCCTCGCTCACCGACGAACTCATTCGCCGCATCCGCCTCGACCAGAACGACCGCCTGAACATCGCGGTCATTTCGATCGATCCGTCGCGCCGCAAGTCGGGCGGCGCCCTGCTCGGCGACCGGATCCGCATGAACGCGATCAATCCGTGGAACGGCCAATCCCGCGTCTTCATGCGCTCGCTCGCAACGCGTGAAGCCGGCTCCGAGATTTCGCATGCACTGCCGGACGTGATCGCGGCCTGCAAAGTCGCCGGTTTTGATCTCGTGATCGTCGAGACTTCGGGCATCGGCCAGGGCGATGCGGCCATCGTGCCGCACGTCGACGCCTCGATGTACGTGATGACCCCGGAATTCGGCGCCGCCTCGCAGCTGGAAAAAATCGACATGCTCGATTTCGCCGATTTCATTGCGATCAACAAGTTCGACCGCAAGGGCGCGCAGGACGCGCTGCGCGACGTGGCCAAGCAGTACCAGAGAAATCGCGAACTGTGGAGCCAGAGCCCGGACCAGATGCCGGTGTTCGGCACGCAAGCCTCGCGTTTCAATGACGACGGCGTCACCGCCCTCTACCACGGCCTGCTGCCGAAGCTAGCGGAACTGGGCCTGCACATCGAGCCGTCGAAACTGGCCGTCCCATCGCAGAAACACTCGAGCGGCAAGAACGTGATCGTCCCGCCGGCCCGTGCACGCTACCTCGCCGAGATCGCCGACACCGTGCGCGGCTATCACAACAACACCGCGAAACAGGTGAAACTCGCGCGCGAGCGCCAGCAACTCAGTGAAACCAAGCGCATGCTGGCCGCGGCGAATCGCGAAGTGGTCCTCGACGACCTGATCACCGAGCGTGACAATGCGATGGACGCCGGCGCCAAGAAACTGCTGGCGATGTGGCCCGACATGCAGGCCGCTTACGCCGGCGACGATTACGTCGTCAAAATCCGCGACAAGGAAATCCGCACGACCCTGGTGCAGAAAACCCTGTCCGGCACCAGCATCCGCAAGGTCGCGCTGCCGAAGTTCGAGGACCACGGCGAAGTGCTGCGCTTCCTGATGCTGGAAAACGTGCCGGGCTCCTTCCCGTTCACTGCCGGCGTATTCGCCTTCAAACGCGAAGGAGAGGATCCGACCCGCATGTTCGCCGGCGAAGGCGATGCCTTCCGCACCAATAAACGTTTTAAACTGGTCTCGACCGGCATGGATGCGAAGCGCCTGTCGACCGCCTTCGATTCCGTCACCCTGTACGGCGCCGACCCGGCCCTGCGTCCGGACATCTACGGCAAAGTCGGCAACTCGGGCGTCTCGATCGCCACCCTGGACGACATGAAGGTGCTGTACGACGGCTTTGATTTGTGCAGCCCGAGCACGTCCGTCTCGATGACGATCAACGGCCCGGCGCCGACCATCCTGGCGATGTTCATGAACACCGCGATCGACCAGCAGATCGACAAATTCGTGGCCGACAACCATCGCCAGCCGACCGCCGACGAAGCGGCAAAAATCAAGGAATGGGTGCTCGCCAACGTGCGCGGCACGGTGCAGGCCGACATCCTGAAGGAAGACCAGGGCCAGAATACCTGCATCTTCTCGACCGAGTTTTCCTTGAAAGTCATGGGCGACATCCAGGAGTATTTCGTCCATCACCAGGTCCGCAATTTTTATTCGGTGTCGATCTCGGGCTACCACATCGCCGAGGCGGGCGCGAACCCGATCTCGCAGCTGGCGTTTACGCTGTCGAACGGTTTTACGTTTGTCGAAGCCTACCTGGCGCGCGGCATGCACATCGACGATTTCGCGCCCAACCTGTCGTTCTTCTTCTCGAACGGCATGGACCCGGAATACACGGTGCTGGGCCGCGTCGCACGCCGCATCTGGGCCGTCGCCATGCGCGACAAGTACGGCGCCAACGACCGTTCGCAGAAGCTGAAATACCACATCCAGACCTCGGGCCGCTCGCTGCACGCGCAGGAAATCGATTTCAACGACATCCGTACCACGCTGCAGGCGCTGATCGCGATCTACGACAACTGCAACTCGCTGCACACCAATGCGTATGACGAAGCGATCACCACGCCGACCGACGAATCCGTGCGGCGCGCACTGGCGATCCAGCTGATCATCAACCGCGAATGGGGCCTGGCCAAGAACGAGAACCCGAACCAGGGCTCGTTCATCATGGACGAACTGACCGACATGGTCGAAGAAGCCGTGCTGCAGGAATTCGAGCGCATCGCCGAGCGCGGCGGCGTGCTGGGCGCGATGGAAACCGGCTACCAGCGCGGCAAGATCCAGGAAGAGTCGATGCTGTACGAGCACAAGAAGCACGACGGCTCGCTGCCCATCATCGGCGTCAACACCTTCCGCAACCCGAAAGGCGCGGAAGCCCCGGCCACGATCGAACTGGCCCGTTCGACCGACGATGAAAAGCAGTCGCAGCTGACGCGCCTGGAAGCCTTCCATCAGCAGCACGCCAGCGAGGCCCCGGCCGCACTGGCCGCATTGCAGCAGGCGGCGATCGACAACGAAAACGTCTTCGAGAAGCTGATGGACGCTGTGCGCGTCTGCTCGCTGGGCCAGATCACCACGGCCCTGTTCGAGGTGGGTGGGCAGTACCGCCGCAATATGTAA